Proteins encoded by one window of Halobaculum halobium:
- a CDS encoding O-antigen ligase family protein, giving the protein MALVTHWKTGWTKVAYVGLTASMIFLIPLSGSRGGIVGLVFVLGALTILFLRSIAELELLRLLPAGAVAVILFGLVVLAAVHIGIFPQRLTSIPLTAGAFSPEVLGPQRYDVHKAELVTIQRHWLTGVGYEGFVVLTEKMYEIGSFRAHNLITRVWMAAGIGPVLILLATGLSIIRNYTRAIYNLDSIDQMYLSALFIGFGGITVAGMVNIVIDEPLWYVLIAVGSNLIPEESNRS; this is encoded by the coding sequence ATGGCACTCGTCACCCATTGGAAGACCGGATGGACAAAAGTGGCGTACGTGGGGCTGACTGCGTCTATGATTTTCCTCATTCCTCTTTCGGGTTCCCGGGGAGGTATCGTTGGGCTTGTTTTCGTACTTGGTGCATTGACTATACTGTTTCTTCGGTCTATCGCCGAACTGGAACTCTTGAGACTACTTCCAGCTGGAGCTGTGGCAGTCATATTATTCGGCCTCGTTGTACTTGCTGCAGTCCATATCGGCATATTCCCACAAAGACTAACGAGTATCCCGCTCACAGCGGGCGCGTTCTCGCCTGAGGTTTTGGGACCGCAGCGCTATGATGTTCACAAAGCGGAGCTTGTTACAATTCAGCGGCACTGGTTGACTGGTGTCGGATACGAAGGGTTTGTTGTCTTGACTGAGAAAATGTACGAGATCGGCTCCTTCCGGGCACACAATCTGATTACACGTGTCTGGATGGCGGCTGGTATTGGACCAGTTCTCATACTGCTGGCAACCGGATTATCCATCATTCGCAATTATACTCGAGCGATCTACAATCTGGATAGTATAGATCAGATGTACCTCTCAGCACTCTTTATTGGATTTGGTGGGATCACCGTCGCCGGAATGGTCAACATCGTGATTGACGAGCCACTTTGGTATGTCTTGATTGCTGTCGGGAGCAACTTGATTCCGGAAGAATCCAATAGGAGTTGA
- a CDS encoding recombinase family protein, whose protein sequence is MTVACYTRVSTAKQNLERQLTSTKQYAEDTLGASLAEIEVYRDKSSGTNTARDAYQRLMSDAEAGEIDAVVAHEVSRVARSITDLERTAERLREAGVELHIVSESLVMKPDEEDPYQRALFQMLGVFGELEARIKRQNIREGIAARQDSDEYRHGPAPLGFEKDDGRLVEGSDYHRVVTVLEQVAADEMSQRAAAQELDAGRKTVRRAVNERAELYGL, encoded by the coding sequence GTGACCGTCGCCTGTTACACCCGCGTTTCCACCGCGAAGCAGAACCTCGAACGGCAGTTGACTTCGACGAAGCAGTACGCCGAGGACACCCTCGGCGCGTCGCTCGCCGAGATCGAGGTCTACCGCGACAAGTCGAGTGGCACCAACACCGCCCGCGACGCCTACCAGCGGCTCATGTCCGACGCGGAGGCCGGCGAGATCGACGCCGTCGTTGCGCACGAGGTCTCGCGCGTCGCCCGCTCCATCACCGACCTGGAGCGCACCGCCGAGCGGCTGCGAGAGGCTGGCGTCGAGCTGCACATCGTCTCCGAGTCGCTGGTGATGAAGCCCGACGAGGAAGATCCGTACCAGCGCGCGCTCTTTCAGATGCTCGGTGTGTTCGGCGAGTTGGAAGCGCGGATCAAGCGTCAGAACATCCGCGAGGGGATCGCGGCGCGCCAGGACTCCGATGAGTATCGGCACGGTCCCGCGCCGCTGGGGTTCGAGAAGGACGACGGTCGGCTCGTCGAGGGCAGCGACTACCACCGCGTCGTTACCGTGCTGGAGCAGGTCGCCGCCGACGAGATGAGCCAGCGCGCGGCGGCGCAGGAACTCGATGCCGGTCGGAAGACGGTCCGGCGGGCGGTGAACGAGCGCGCAGAACTGTACGGGTTGTAG
- a CDS encoding ribbon-helix-helix domain-containing protein: MALSANVTVTMPMEMVNNIDEEADLLGMSRAEYIRNAVRTANGTPFDYPNDLLTEKKNAATTEA; this comes from the coding sequence ATGGCGCTATCAGCCAACGTGACCGTCACCATGCCGATGGAGATGGTCAACAACATCGACGAAGAGGCCGATTTGCTCGGGATGAGCCGCGCGGAGTACATCCGCAACGCTGTTCGGACGGCCAACGGAACGCCGTTCGACTACCCCAACGATCTGCTCACCGAGAAGAAGAACGCCGCAACGACCGAAGCATGA
- a CDS encoding winged helix-turn-helix domain-containing protein produces MNGGQSHTTPASESEPTPESSNEAESRKPAVTDESPDWDLIGAVAASEHRAAVLERLAESPATPSTIAEATGLDLSHVSGTLGDLRERGAVTLLVPEERRKGRLYDATDAGELVADRVADVGCVMARTVYTVEGDLGEFKTYSAGTASAYAEIGRRVTAQSESDA; encoded by the coding sequence ATGAACGGGGGCCAGTCTCACACCACGCCTGCCAGCGAGTCCGAGCCGACCCCCGAGTCGTCGAACGAGGCCGAATCCCGTAAGCCTGCCGTCACCGACGAGTCCCCTGACTGGGATCTCATCGGGGCGGTCGCGGCCTCGGAACACCGCGCGGCCGTGCTCGAACGGCTCGCGGAGAGTCCGGCGACGCCGTCGACGATCGCGGAGGCTACCGGCCTGGACCTCTCGCACGTCTCTGGGACGCTTGGCGACCTTCGCGAGCGTGGCGCCGTTACGCTGCTGGTGCCCGAAGAGCGCCGGAAGGGCCGCCTGTACGACGCGACCGACGCCGGCGAACTCGTCGCCGACCGCGTCGCCGACGTGGGGTGTGTGATGGCGCGCACCGTCTACACGGTCGAGGGTGACCTCGGTGAGTTCAAGACGTACTCGGCTGGGACCGCATCGGCCTACGCCGAGATCGGGCGTCGCGTGACCGCCCAATCGGAGAGTGACGCATGA
- a CDS encoding tyrosine-type recombinase/integrase has product MSDAPDLSPREAAQRWLDKRAVSLAEHTLTDYWYRLKQFVDWCEEEEIETMRDLTAWDINQWDAKRAGDDLAPVTLRNHQQTVQDWLQWASDVGLAEDGVGDAIEVPDINRSDHVSEVRLAPDRGEALLKAWRSSPNRASKHHVVLEILWTVGCRMGGLRGLDVSDVDRSAGVLEFRHRPDADTPLKNGVEGERDVGIPDATVEVLDEWISVQRPQVRDDHGRAPLLPTTHGRVSLTTLRNWCYYATVPCRYQDCPHGEKQATCDWFAGRGASQCPSSRSPHQVRSGSISWQRNRGLGVEAVARRVNASVAVIEQHYDHPTKREEFRERESHLIDSLDLEADEHHGETL; this is encoded by the coding sequence GTGAGCGACGCGCCCGACCTCTCTCCCCGGGAAGCCGCCCAACGGTGGCTCGACAAGCGCGCCGTGTCGCTCGCGGAGCACACCCTGACGGACTACTGGTACCGGCTGAAGCAGTTCGTCGACTGGTGTGAGGAGGAGGAGATCGAGACGATGCGCGACCTCACGGCGTGGGACATCAACCAGTGGGACGCGAAGCGCGCCGGCGACGATCTCGCCCCGGTCACGCTTCGGAACCACCAGCAGACGGTCCAAGACTGGTTGCAGTGGGCCAGCGACGTGGGACTCGCTGAGGACGGCGTCGGCGACGCGATCGAGGTGCCCGACATCAACCGCAGCGACCACGTCTCGGAGGTTCGACTCGCGCCCGATCGCGGCGAGGCGCTACTCAAGGCGTGGCGCTCGTCGCCGAACCGCGCCTCGAAGCACCATGTCGTGCTCGAGATCCTGTGGACGGTCGGCTGTCGGATGGGCGGCCTCCGCGGGCTCGACGTGAGCGACGTGGACCGGTCGGCCGGCGTGTTGGAGTTCCGGCACCGGCCGGACGCGGACACTCCGCTGAAGAACGGCGTTGAGGGCGAGCGCGACGTTGGCATTCCCGACGCGACGGTCGAGGTGTTGGACGAGTGGATCAGCGTGCAGCGGCCGCAGGTTCGCGACGACCACGGTCGGGCGCCGCTGCTTCCGACGACGCACGGCCGCGTTTCGTTGACGACGCTACGGAACTGGTGCTACTACGCGACCGTTCCCTGTCGTTACCAGGACTGCCCTCACGGCGAGAAGCAAGCGACGTGCGACTGGTTCGCGGGTCGCGGCGCCTCACAGTGCCCGTCCTCGCGGTCACCGCATCAGGTCCGCTCGGGGAGCATCAGCTGGCAACGTAACCGCGGCCTCGGCGTCGAGGCCGTCGCGCGCCGTGTGAACGCGAGCGTCGCCGTGATCGAACAGCACTACGACCATCCGACGAAGCGCGAGGAGTTCCGCGAACGCGAGTCGCACCTCATCGACTCGTTGGATCTTGAGGCCGACGAACACCACGGTGAGACGCTATGA
- a CDS encoding zinc ribbon domain-containing protein — protein sequence MSYCPSCGSRLVTRTPFGSGIPRRVCPECPGGDER from the coding sequence GTGAGCTACTGCCCGAGCTGCGGCTCCCGACTCGTTACACGGACGCCGTTTGGCAGCGGGATCCCGCGCCGCGTCTGTCCCGAGTGTCCTGGAGGTGACGAACGGTGA